The proteins below are encoded in one region of Ereboglobus luteus:
- a CDS encoding RsmB/NOP family class I SAM-dependent RNA methyltransferase — MSTNEQPTTPWSLAVMLITRWLEKSERADALLDSLPREVAGVERARCQHLLFGALRHKGRVDSHLQRLVARAPRPRLSAVLLVAGFELIEGGDEGHAARVVHHAVEQTKTLASQPEARMVNAVVRKLAAALAEEKPPAKLAGAEQLAAWFSHPAWLVQRWLAQFGAAGARALLEWNQKPAPVHARWRASRAPSETELAWLAPSRWEQFYEVKAGNWPSVEAAIIAGNLYLQDPSTRLAVGLLAPQAGESILDACAAPGGKCLAIADAIRANADAEKLEKTLLVAMDLPGARVDRLKENLSRAPEGMNVALVQGDLIAARPPLFDEHNLPAEYNAVLLDAPCSNTGVMRHRVDVKWRLQPNDFTKHARQQLALLEAAARRVRHGGRLIYSTCSIDAEENEHVVTAFLERPHGPGGHGRFALEKSVQSFPWMDGHDGACAFLLRRR, encoded by the coding sequence ATGTCCACAAACGAACAGCCCACGACTCCCTGGTCGCTCGCAGTGATGCTGATCACGCGCTGGCTCGAAAAATCCGAGCGCGCCGACGCGCTGCTCGACTCGCTGCCCCGCGAGGTGGCCGGCGTGGAACGCGCGCGCTGCCAGCATTTGCTGTTCGGCGCGTTGCGGCACAAGGGGCGCGTCGACTCGCATCTGCAGCGGCTGGTCGCGCGCGCGCCGCGTCCGCGATTGAGCGCCGTCCTGCTGGTGGCGGGCTTTGAGTTGATCGAGGGCGGCGACGAGGGGCACGCGGCGCGCGTCGTGCACCATGCGGTGGAACAAACCAAGACGCTCGCAAGCCAACCCGAGGCGCGGATGGTGAACGCCGTGGTGCGCAAACTCGCCGCGGCGCTTGCGGAGGAAAAACCTCCCGCAAAACTGGCGGGCGCGGAACAACTCGCCGCGTGGTTCTCGCACCCCGCCTGGCTCGTGCAACGCTGGCTCGCGCAATTCGGCGCGGCGGGCGCGCGCGCATTGCTTGAGTGGAACCAGAAACCCGCGCCGGTGCATGCGCGCTGGCGGGCCTCGCGCGCGCCGTCCGAGACGGAGCTGGCATGGCTGGCACCGTCGCGATGGGAGCAATTTTATGAGGTGAAGGCGGGCAACTGGCCCTCCGTGGAGGCGGCGATCATCGCGGGCAATTTGTATTTGCAGGATCCCTCGACGCGCCTCGCGGTCGGGCTGCTCGCGCCGCAGGCGGGCGAGAGCATTCTCGACGCGTGCGCCGCCCCGGGCGGGAAATGCCTCGCCATTGCCGACGCGATACGCGCGAACGCGGACGCCGAAAAACTGGAAAAAACGCTGCTTGTGGCGATGGATTTGCCGGGCGCGCGCGTTGATCGATTGAAGGAAAACCTGTCGCGCGCGCCGGAGGGAATGAACGTGGCGCTGGTGCAGGGCGACTTGATCGCGGCGCGCCCGCCGCTCTTCGACGAGCACAACCTGCCCGCGGAATACAACGCGGTGCTGCTCGACGCGCCCTGCTCAAACACAGGCGTGATGCGCCACCGAGTGGACGTGAAGTGGCGCCTGCAGCCGAACGATTTCACGAAGCACGCGCGCCAGCAACTGGCCTTGCTCGAAGCCGCGGCGCGACGCGTTCGCCACGGCGGACGGCTGATTTACAGCACGTGCAGCATTGATGCCGAGGAAAACGAGCACGTCGTCACCGCGTTTCTCGAACGCCCGCACGGCCCCGGCGGACACGGACGGTTTGCCCTGGAAAAATCAGTGCAATCGTTCCCGTGGATGGACGGCCACGATGGCGCGTGCGCGTTTCTGTTGCGACGGCGCTAA
- a CDS encoding immunoglobulin domain-containing protein, with protein sequence MKSNFARALRSAVFLASGIFALPSLAIAQATPTAIVAIAAGDNHSMYVTNDGSLWAMGNNHDGQLGDDTFTSRGSPTLVTNAPNFTALAAGSMHGLCMTGDGKLYIIRGTSPSTQLEDGTYINGVIPSLVTEASNVIGVAAGHDHSLYVTAGGELYAMGGNPYGQLGLSDTENRDSPVLVPSDSSVTAVATGYNHSLFTTADGKLYAMGGNFFGQLGVSDTTNRLTPVLVPSASNVVAMASGYNHSLYVTADGELYAMGDNDSGQLGDGTTTDRSTPVLVTSNVSTVAAGGGHSLYLTTDGKLYAMGANYSGQLGVGDTTRRLSPVLVATNVTAMAAGMNHSLYATTDGKLYAMGDNHDGQLGDGTVTNRNTPVLVLDLSNLQNTAPAIVTQPVNQVAPAGGTATFTMTASGNPTPSYQWYHYSNFDWRALTDTAPYSGATTDTLVITNCPASMHNYLYRCVVTNAAGNAGSNAVTLTVGTGSAPKFQKHPVSRTLTIGQDTYFTAEAYGYPNPTYQWQYSADGLLWANLSNDGIHGGVTTRILTVTDAPVALDHMRYRCIATNTKGTATSEMAILLVDPENPSPSSVSISMLAAGCNHSLYVTDDGKLWAQGDNSEGQLGLGSTTYQYAPVIVPSASNVVAVATGRYSWGHTLYLTDEGKLYAMGSNFAGQLGVSDTTNRFAPVQVTDDETNVIAMAAGWSHSLFVTSDGKLYAMGQNQFGQLGVSDTTNRLAPVQVTSATNVVAVAAGGGHSLYVTADGKLYAMGSNGSGQLGNSGTTTTRLAPVQITSATNVIAVAAGSAHSLYLTGDGKLYAMGENSSGQLGTGGISDRTTPTLVTSATNVTAVFAGASHSLWLTSDGDLWAMGYEVGSGAVYTQYSPMRVLSAVNVTAAAAGANHSLYVSGGNRLWSMGNWLRNDGLLGVEYAPDIVFDFSNDANAAPAIVTQPVNQVLEIGQSATFSVEATGTPEPTYQWMYSIYDASGWYPLTDTAPYSGVTTGTLTITNATGAIDNFYYRCMVKNQVASAFSDYAILRIGTPPVVTTQPTSQIVKAGGSVNFSVGASSSHPRGYQWQCSTDGGATWNDLSSDSMYSGVTEISLYVRNTTAAMDGAQYRCVVTTVIGSTTSAPATLTVGTAPSFTTQPVNATINAGQDTTFTAEANGYPSPAYQWQYSTDGATWNNLSNDSIYSGAKTTTLTITAATAAMNGMRYRCTATNGIYVNYSSLFANSNAATLTVEFAPTITTHPSTRTVTAGQNTTFSVSTTGNPAPTYQWQYSTDGNTWENLTSGAPYSGVTYHSLTITAIPARVNGTHYRCVVTNSLGTLTSNAAILTVKSPPTILTQPESASIMAGQNATFTIAATGNPQPTYRWQSSSNGTTWTNLSNTAPYAGVATDTLTITEAPVSLNGMQYRCIASNGVGTNATSTAATLSVNTLPAITTQPSGQTVIAGQGTVLSVTSTGVPAPAYQWQILGTDSMWTSLVNNATYSGVGTANLSIANITAAMSGAQYRCIVSNDVGNVTSDTVTLTVAVAPGITTQPANQTTQPGQNATFTITATGVPEPEYQWQILGTDSLWTSLANNAIYSGVTTASLAIANATAGMSGAQYRCVLNNMAGDATSNPATLTVGAAPAAPVITTQPANQSVTAGQNATFAIAASGNPTPAYQWQSSTDGGAWTDVTGNATATTDTLTLTAVTIAMNGTQYRCLASNSVASNITSNAATLTVAPSPTDLAQQFKTQAESPGVATITVTGALDLSLVDGVTVASGKTIVGEDAAATVSGALTLPAGVNNVLVLGVNFTTGALTITGAHDVDISHCTFTDAPVVINGNSDNIAFSWNKFTATPASSGSAMRIDNSGEDTGILLSHNYFADGLKADIPAATNSRVVMFNNYIAATGNTTATIAGASAQILSERNIYQGTHNPLAKQGTGKLRSLNNFTNATTGTLDPGADTVFVPAYSRLMYPAGSAAPFDAAAVAALITGNAGNTNGKNSPAPDTTPNADARITAIVSGAGSGTSANAANVPAVSGGFTLTAGADNFIPAASQWYRDNFTIPGATANTYTVTSASAAHAGAYAVALTTPAGEIVASGAFMVTVGALAAPVITTHPASQTVTVGGNATFHVAATGESLSYEWRKDGAPISGATGASFTITNAQQSHAGAYNVVVRNPAGSASSNAAALTVNAAFTPPAITTQPVSKTVTVGGNVTFTVVATGNPAPTFQWMLNGNSIPRATNASHTINNVQKSHEGGYTVRVSNTAGNVTSSVATLTVNTGGNGGDNNSGGGGGGGGAPSLWYAALLAGLVALRAAKRRG encoded by the coding sequence ATGAAATCAAATTTCGCCCGGGCACTGCGCTCCGCCGTTTTTCTTGCATCTGGAATTTTCGCACTGCCGTCCCTTGCCATCGCGCAGGCCACTCCCACCGCCATTGTCGCCATAGCCGCCGGTGACAACCACAGCATGTATGTGACCAATGACGGCAGCCTTTGGGCCATGGGTAACAACCATGACGGGCAGCTGGGCGATGACACTTTCACAAGTCGGGGATCTCCCACGCTTGTCACTAACGCCCCCAATTTCACCGCACTGGCTGCGGGATCCATGCACGGACTGTGCATGACCGGCGACGGCAAACTTTACATCATACGGGGAACCTCCCCATCAACCCAATTGGAGGACGGCACCTACATCAACGGAGTCATCCCTTCGCTTGTCACCGAGGCTTCCAATGTTATCGGGGTGGCCGCCGGACATGATCACAGCTTGTATGTGACCGCCGGTGGCGAGCTTTATGCCATGGGTGGCAACCCCTATGGTCAATTGGGCCTCAGCGACACTGAGAACCGGGATTCACCCGTGCTCGTGCCCTCCGATTCCAGTGTCACTGCCGTTGCCACGGGGTATAATCACAGTTTGTTCACAACCGCCGACGGCAAACTCTATGCCATGGGAGGCAACTTCTTCGGCCAGTTGGGTGTCAGCGACACCACAAACCGACTCACACCTGTGCTCGTGCCGTCCGCTTCCAACGTCGTTGCGATGGCCTCGGGTTATAATCACAGCCTGTATGTGACCGCCGATGGCGAGCTCTATGCCATGGGGGACAATGACAGCGGCCAGTTGGGCGATGGCACCACTACGGATCGAAGCACGCCCGTGCTCGTCACCTCCAACGTCAGCACCGTGGCTGCCGGGGGTGGTCACAGCCTGTATTTGACCACTGATGGCAAGCTCTACGCCATGGGGGCCAACTACTCCGGCCAGTTGGGTGTTGGCGACACCACGAGGCGACTTTCGCCCGTGCTCGTTGCCACCAATGTCACTGCGATGGCCGCCGGGATGAATCACAGCCTGTATGCAACTACCGATGGCAAGCTCTATGCCATGGGAGACAATCACGATGGACAGTTGGGTGATGGCACCGTTACGAATCGCAACACGCCTGTGCTTGTTCTTGATCTTTCAAATCTCCAGAACACCGCGCCCGCTATTGTCACACAACCCGTCAATCAGGTTGCTCCCGCCGGGGGAACCGCAACCTTTACCATGACGGCGTCCGGCAATCCGACTCCAAGCTACCAGTGGTATCATTACTCGAATTTTGATTGGAGAGCGCTTACCGACACCGCGCCTTACAGCGGTGCGACCACCGACACGCTTGTCATCACCAACTGCCCCGCTTCGATGCACAACTATCTATATCGCTGCGTGGTAACAAATGCGGCTGGCAACGCTGGCAGTAACGCGGTCACCCTTACGGTTGGGACTGGTTCGGCACCCAAATTCCAGAAACATCCTGTCAGCAGAACTCTAACCATCGGGCAAGATACCTATTTCACTGCCGAAGCATATGGTTATCCCAATCCAACCTACCAGTGGCAGTATTCCGCGGACGGCCTGCTGTGGGCCAATCTTTCCAACGATGGCATCCACGGTGGCGTCACCACCCGCATACTCACGGTGACCGACGCTCCTGTCGCGCTGGATCACATGCGATACCGCTGCATCGCCACCAACACCAAGGGCACCGCCACGAGCGAAATGGCCATTCTTTTGGTTGATCCTGAAAACCCGTCTCCCAGCTCTGTATCCATCAGCATGTTGGCCGCCGGTTGCAATCACTCCCTGTATGTGACCGATGATGGTAAGTTATGGGCGCAAGGAGATAACTCCGAGGGGCAGTTGGGCCTCGGTAGCACAACATACCAATACGCACCCGTTATTGTTCCATCTGCTTCCAATGTCGTCGCCGTGGCTACTGGTCGTTATTCTTGGGGGCACACCCTGTATCTGACCGACGAAGGCAAACTCTATGCCATGGGAAGTAATTTTGCGGGCCAGTTGGGCGTCAGCGACACCACAAATCGATTTGCCCCCGTGCAGGTCACGGACGATGAGACCAATGTCATCGCCATGGCTGCCGGCTGGAGCCACAGCCTGTTTGTGACTAGCGACGGCAAGCTCTACGCAATGGGACAAAATCAATTCGGCCAGTTGGGTGTCAGTGACACCACGAATCGACTTGCCCCCGTGCAAGTCACTTCCGCCACCAATGTCGTCGCCGTAGCGGCCGGTGGCGGTCACAGTCTATATGTGACCGCTGACGGCAAACTTTATGCCATGGGAAGCAACGGTTCCGGCCAGTTGGGCAACAGTGGCACCACGACGACTCGACTCGCTCCCGTGCAAATCACCTCCGCCACCAACGTCATTGCCGTGGCCGCCGGAAGCGCTCACAGTCTGTATCTGACCGGCGATGGCAAACTCTACGCAATGGGTGAAAATAGTTCGGGGCAGCTAGGCACCGGCGGTATTTCTGATCGAACCACACCCACGCTTGTCACCTCCGCCACCAATGTTACCGCTGTGTTCGCGGGTGCCTCCCACAGCTTATGGCTGACAAGCGACGGTGATCTTTGGGCCATGGGCTATGAGGTGGGATCGGGAGCCGTGTATACTCAATACAGTCCCATGCGAGTTCTTTCCGCCGTCAACGTCACTGCGGCGGCTGCCGGGGCAAACCACAGCCTGTATGTGAGTGGCGGCAACAGGCTTTGGTCCATGGGAAACTGGCTGCGTAATGACGGCCTGCTGGGAGTTGAATACGCGCCGGACATCGTTTTTGATTTTTCGAACGATGCAAATGCCGCGCCAGCCATTGTCACGCAGCCCGTCAATCAAGTCTTGGAAATTGGACAAAGCGCAACCTTTTCCGTCGAGGCAACCGGCACTCCCGAACCCACCTATCAATGGATGTATTCCATATATGATGCCTCCGGATGGTATCCGCTCACCGATACCGCGCCCTATAGCGGCGTCACCACCGGCACGCTCACCATCACCAATGCCACCGGGGCAATAGATAATTTTTACTATCGCTGCATGGTGAAAAACCAAGTCGCTAGTGCATTCAGCGATTACGCCATCCTCAGAATTGGAACCCCGCCTGTTGTCACCACGCAGCCAACCAGTCAAATCGTCAAAGCTGGCGGAAGCGTGAATTTTTCCGTTGGGGCAAGCAGCTCCCATCCTCGGGGCTATCAGTGGCAATGCTCCACGGATGGCGGCGCCACATGGAATGACCTCTCATCCGACTCCATGTATAGCGGCGTTACCGAAATTTCGCTCTATGTGCGAAACACCACCGCAGCCATGGATGGCGCGCAATATCGTTGTGTTGTGACCACTGTTATCGGCTCAACAACCAGCGCTCCCGCAACTCTCACCGTCGGCACCGCGCCATCGTTCACCACGCAACCAGTCAACGCCACTATCAATGCGGGACAAGATACAACATTCACCGCCGAGGCAAACGGCTATCCGTCGCCCGCCTACCAGTGGCAGTATTCCACCGATGGCGCCACATGGAACAACCTCTCCAACGACTCCATTTACTCTGGGGCAAAAACCACAACGCTCACAATAACCGCCGCCACCGCAGCCATGAACGGCATGCGATATCGCTGCACCGCCACCAACGGCATTTACGTGAACTACAGCAGCCTGTTCGCCAACAGTAATGCTGCCACGCTCACCGTCGAATTTGCGCCGACCATCACCACGCATCCCTCAACTCGAACTGTCACTGCCGGCCAAAACACCACTTTTAGCGTTTCGACAACAGGCAATCCCGCTCCCACCTACCAATGGCAGTATTCCACTGATGGCAATACATGGGAAAACCTGACCAGCGGCGCGCCCTACAGCGGCGTCACCTACCACAGCCTCACCATCACGGCCATTCCCGCCAGAGTGAACGGGACGCACTATCGCTGCGTCGTGACCAATTCGCTGGGCACGCTTACCAGCAATGCGGCCATTCTCACCGTCAAGTCGCCGCCAACCATCCTCACACAACCTGAAAGTGCCAGTATCATGGCCGGCCAAAACGCCACCTTCACGATCGCGGCAACCGGCAATCCTCAACCTACTTACCGGTGGCAATCTTCGTCCAACGGCACCACGTGGACAAACCTCTCCAACACCGCGCCCTATGCCGGAGTCGCCACGGACACGCTCACGATAACCGAAGCCCCAGTCTCCCTTAACGGCATGCAGTATCGCTGTATCGCCAGCAATGGCGTTGGCACAAACGCCACCAGCACCGCCGCCACGCTCTCCGTCAATACCCTGCCCGCCATCACAACCCAACCTTCGGGGCAGACAGTCATCGCAGGTCAAGGCACGGTTCTTTCCGTCACCTCCACCGGTGTCCCCGCGCCCGCGTATCAGTGGCAAATCCTCGGCACTGACAGCATGTGGACATCGCTCGTCAACAACGCCACCTACAGCGGTGTTGGCACCGCCAATCTTTCCATTGCAAATATCACCGCCGCCATGTCCGGCGCTCAATACCGCTGCATTGTCTCCAACGATGTCGGTAATGTTACCAGCGACACTGTCACCCTCACCGTCGCTGTCGCACCCGGCATCACCACACAACCTGCCAACCAAACGACTCAACCCGGTCAAAACGCCACCTTCACTATCACGGCAACCGGTGTTCCCGAGCCCGAATATCAATGGCAAATTCTCGGCACAGACAGCTTGTGGACGTCGCTCGCCAATAACGCCATCTACAGCGGTGTGACAACCGCGAGCCTCGCCATTGCCAATGCCACTGCGGGCATGTCCGGCGCGCAATATCGCTGCGTCCTCAACAACATGGCCGGTGATGCCACCAGCAACCCCGCCACGCTCACCGTCGGTGCCGCGCCCGCCGCGCCTGTCATTACCACGCAACCCGCAAACCAAAGCGTCACCGCCGGCCAAAATGCCACCTTTGCCATTGCTGCCAGCGGCAATCCGACGCCGGCCTATCAGTGGCAATCCTCGACCGACGGCGGCGCATGGACGGACGTCACCGGCAACGCCACCGCAACCACTGACACACTCACCCTCACTGCCGTCACCATCGCCATGAACGGCACACAATACCGCTGTCTCGCGAGCAACAGCGTCGCCTCAAATATCACCAGCAACGCCGCCACGCTCACCGTCGCGCCCAGCCCGACGGATTTGGCGCAACAATTCAAAACGCAAGCCGAGTCCCCCGGTGTCGCGACCATCACCGTGACCGGCGCGCTCGACCTTTCCCTAGTCGATGGCGTCACTGTTGCCAGCGGTAAGACCATCGTTGGCGAGGACGCCGCCGCCACGGTTTCCGGGGCGCTCACCCTCCCGGCGGGCGTGAACAACGTCCTTGTTCTCGGCGTCAATTTCACCACCGGCGCGCTCACCATCACCGGCGCGCACGACGTTGATATTTCCCATTGCACGTTCACCGACGCGCCCGTCGTCATCAATGGCAACTCGGACAACATCGCCTTCTCGTGGAATAAATTCACCGCCACACCCGCATCCTCCGGCTCCGCCATGCGCATCGACAACTCCGGCGAGGACACCGGAATCCTCCTCTCCCATAATTATTTCGCAGACGGGCTCAAGGCCGACATTCCCGCAGCGACCAACTCCCGTGTCGTCATGTTTAACAACTACATCGCCGCCACCGGCAACACCACGGCGACCATTGCCGGCGCCAGCGCGCAAATCCTCTCCGAGCGCAATATCTACCAGGGCACCCACAACCCGCTCGCGAAACAGGGCACCGGAAAACTTCGCTCGCTCAACAACTTCACCAACGCCACCACAGGCACGCTCGACCCCGGCGCGGACACCGTGTTTGTCCCCGCCTACTCGCGCCTCATGTATCCCGCCGGCTCCGCCGCGCCGTTTGACGCCGCCGCAGTCGCCGCGCTCATCACCGGCAACGCCGGCAATACCAACGGCAAAAACTCCCCCGCGCCCGACACCACTCCCAACGCCGATGCGCGCATCACCGCCATCGTGAGCGGCGCCGGCTCGGGCACGAGCGCCAACGCGGCCAACGTCCCCGCCGTCAGCGGAGGGTTCACGCTCACGGCCGGCGCGGACAATTTTATCCCCGCCGCCAGTCAGTGGTATCGTGACAACTTCACCATTCCCGGCGCGACGGCAAACACCTACACCGTCACAAGCGCGAGCGCCGCGCACGCGGGCGCGTATGCCGTGGCGTTGACGACCCCCGCCGGCGAGATTGTGGCGTCGGGCGCGTTCATGGTAACGGTTGGCGCGCTCGCCGCGCCGGTCATCACCACGCATCCCGCGTCGCAAACGGTGACGGTTGGCGGCAATGCCACATTCCACGTCGCCGCCACCGGGGAAAGCCTGTCGTATGAATGGCGAAAGGACGGCGCGCCCATTTCCGGAGCCACGGGAGCCAGTTTCACAATCACTAATGCGCAGCAATCCCATGCCGGCGCCTATAATGTCGTCGTGCGCAATCCAGCCGGATCGGCATCCAGCAACGCCGCCGCGCTTACCGTTAACGCCGCGTTCACACCGCCGGCGATTACCACGCAGCCTGTGTCAAAAACCGTCACGGTCGGCGGCAATGTGACATTCACCGTCGTCGCCACCGGCAACCCTGCGCCCACTTTTCAATGGATGTTGAACGGTAACTCCATTCCCCGCGCAACCAATGCCAGCCACACAATAAACAATGTTCAGAAATCCCATGAGGGCGGCTACACCGTGCGCGTGAGCAACACCGCCGGCAACGTCACCAGCTCCGTTGCCACACTCACCGTTAACACTGGGGGAAATGGCGGTGACAATAATTCCGGTGGCGGTGGCGGCGGGGGAGGCGCGCCAAGCTTGTGGTATGCGGCGCTGCTCGCCGGGCTTGTCGCATTGCGCGCCGCCAAGAGGCGCGGGTGA
- the hprK gene encoding HPr(Ser) kinase/phosphatase: MSKANTINGITVAHFFQTYGAKLKMEIVTGTGGLHRVIREGSINRPSLALTGFFRYFANKRIQVLGAAEMTFIKTLNPERQVEIFRGMFKHQIPCLILTRSFHPTPELLAVAKECNLPLFRTPLITMKFINQATHFIDNEFHSPITEHATTVDVRGIGVMIRGGSGVGKSECALALIERGHSLVADDYTVLRLLDERELTASSRELNFGYLECRGIGIINIVEMFGVRAVRPEKRIDLVVSMYEWTPDAIEERTGLADNYYEILGQKIPHITLYVRPGRDMARLIEVAALTQALKRVGIHSAEEFNNRLVAHMADPKKKLDSPFQIKVRPSDPTEFPSRINAER; the protein is encoded by the coding sequence ATGAGCAAAGCCAACACCATCAACGGCATCACAGTCGCGCACTTTTTCCAAACCTACGGCGCGAAACTCAAAATGGAAATCGTCACAGGCACGGGCGGGCTGCACCGGGTCATTCGCGAGGGCAGCATCAACCGCCCCTCGCTCGCCCTCACCGGCTTCTTCCGCTACTTCGCCAACAAGCGCATCCAAGTCCTCGGCGCCGCCGAGATGACATTTATCAAGACGCTCAACCCCGAGCGCCAGGTCGAGATTTTCCGGGGCATGTTCAAGCACCAGATTCCCTGCCTCATCCTCACGCGCAGTTTTCACCCCACCCCCGAGCTGCTCGCCGTCGCCAAGGAGTGCAACCTGCCCCTCTTCCGCACGCCGCTCATCACGATGAAGTTCATCAACCAGGCGACGCACTTCATCGACAACGAGTTTCACAGCCCCATCACCGAGCACGCCACCACGGTCGATGTTCGCGGCATCGGCGTCATGATTCGCGGCGGCTCCGGCGTCGGCAAAAGCGAATGCGCCCTCGCCCTCATCGAGCGCGGCCACTCGCTCGTCGCCGACGACTACACCGTGCTCCGCCTCCTCGACGAGCGCGAGCTCACCGCATCCAGCCGCGAGCTCAACTTCGGCTACCTCGAATGCCGCGGCATCGGAATCATCAACATCGTCGAAATGTTCGGCGTGCGCGCCGTGCGCCCCGAAAAGCGCATCGATCTCGTCGTCTCCATGTATGAATGGACCCCCGACGCCATCGAGGAGCGCACCGGCCTTGCCGACAACTATTACGAAATCCTCGGACAAAAAATCCCGCACATCACCCTCTACGTCCGCCCCGGGCGCGACATGGCCCGCCTCATCGAGGTCGCCGCCCTCACCCAGGCGCTCAAGCGCGTCGGCATCCACTCCGCCGAGGAGTTTAACAACCGCCTCGTCGCCCACATGGCCGATCCCAAGAAAAAACTCGACTCGCCCTTCCAGATAAAAGTCCGCCCCTCCGACCCCACCGAGTTCCCATCCCGCATCAACGCCGAGCGTTAG
- the lptB gene encoding LPS export ABC transporter ATP-binding protein: protein MSAQADTTATPTPAEITTQALVKTYGQRNVVNGVDINARAGEIVGLLGPNGAGKTTTFYMIVGLVPATSGRVYLNGVDATPLRMHERARLGLGYLPQEASTFRKLTVEENILAIVELLPIPRKERPARVQRHLEELHLTHVAKQKAYTLSGGERRRLEIARALVTEPKFLLMDEPFAAIDPISVAEVQRIVLELKSRGIGVIITDHNVRETLRVVDRAYLIHQGKVLTSGTSEHLINDPQAREFYLGKDFNM from the coding sequence ATGAGCGCCCAAGCCGACACCACCGCAACCCCGACGCCCGCGGAAATCACCACGCAGGCGCTCGTCAAAACCTATGGCCAGCGCAACGTCGTCAACGGAGTCGACATCAACGCGCGCGCCGGCGAAATCGTCGGGCTCCTCGGGCCCAACGGCGCCGGCAAAACCACCACCTTCTACATGATCGTCGGCCTCGTGCCCGCGACATCGGGCCGCGTTTACCTGAACGGCGTCGACGCCACCCCGCTCCGCATGCACGAGCGCGCCCGCCTTGGCCTCGGCTACCTGCCGCAGGAGGCGTCCACCTTCCGCAAACTCACCGTCGAGGAAAACATCCTCGCCATCGTCGAGCTGCTGCCCATTCCCCGCAAGGAGCGTCCCGCCCGCGTGCAACGCCATCTCGAGGAGCTGCACCTCACCCACGTCGCCAAGCAAAAAGCCTACACCCTCTCCGGTGGCGAACGCCGCCGTCTCGAAATCGCGCGCGCGCTCGTCACCGAGCCAAAGTTTCTCCTCATGGACGAACCCTTCGCCGCCATCGACCCCATCTCCGTCGCCGAAGTGCAGCGCATCGTGCTCGAACTAAAATCGCGCGGCATCGGCGTCATCATCACCGACCACAACGTCCGCGAAACCCTCCGCGTCGTCGACCGCGCCTACCTCATACACCAGGGCAAAGTCCTCACCAGCGGCACCAGCGAGCACCTCATCAACGACCCCCAGGCCCGCGAATTCTACCTCGGCAAGGACTTCAACATGTAA